The following are from one region of the Actinopolyspora halophila DSM 43834 genome:
- a CDS encoding PPE domain-containing protein, whose amino-acid sequence MGVWGWLGDQASSAGEAVGDAANATVDAVGDAANATWDAVGDAAGTVRDEVGSVLGFDTRAENAQQEQAAAAENQGQQLRDELAQRNQQLDAPAGYDPASISQQENWQSYGHRQLYDTNQNTLSQSDAAAVAEGWRNIGKELSSIGDELVQEATKAIDSGWSGEAAEAAKRSAQPLAKWSSGSGECFRLTGNKIEEAGSAAGQVKTMVPEPQDHDVSQTLISGAAAGPLGGGADALRQMHERQQEERKAQETMDRVMGATYRNVDTTVPAYRQLDGKQASPPDSKPDGPGTAGVPPGTGPGGGTGGYSGGGGTGTAGYPDGGYSGSGSGTGQGSGAGWDGGQSQQSGGSGTGTLPGGGSSVSPSDSESAWASGPSAGGAGAGAGGPGAGGAAGGAGAGGGAVAGGYAGGAPGGAGSGSGLGQGGRSGTGAVKSGGGPASGGGGAAGSAGRGGGGARGPMGMGGGQRGQGGEEEEHERPSWLEEWDDVWFNDMPRTAPPVIE is encoded by the coding sequence ATGGGAGTCTGGGGTTGGCTGGGTGACCAGGCGAGCTCGGCGGGTGAGGCCGTCGGCGACGCGGCGAACGCGACGGTGGACGCCGTCGGGGACGCGGCCAATGCCACTTGGGACGCGGTAGGCGATGCCGCCGGGACGGTGCGCGACGAGGTCGGAAGCGTTCTCGGCTTCGACACGCGCGCGGAGAACGCCCAGCAGGAGCAGGCGGCCGCCGCCGAGAATCAGGGCCAACAGCTGCGTGACGAGCTGGCCCAGCGCAACCAGCAACTGGACGCCCCGGCAGGCTACGACCCCGCCTCGATCTCGCAGCAGGAGAACTGGCAGTCCTACGGACACCGCCAGCTCTACGACACCAACCAGAACACGCTGAGCCAGTCCGACGCGGCAGCCGTGGCTGAAGGATGGCGAAACATCGGCAAAGAGCTGAGCTCCATTGGCGACGAACTCGTTCAGGAGGCCACCAAGGCCATCGACAGCGGCTGGTCCGGCGAGGCGGCCGAGGCGGCCAAGCGGTCCGCGCAGCCCCTGGCCAAGTGGTCCAGCGGCAGCGGCGAGTGCTTCCGGCTGACCGGCAACAAGATCGAGGAGGCCGGTTCGGCGGCGGGCCAGGTCAAGACGATGGTGCCCGAACCGCAGGACCACGACGTGAGCCAGACCTTGATCAGCGGTGCCGCCGCCGGGCCTCTCGGGGGTGGGGCGGACGCCCTGCGGCAGATGCACGAGCGCCAGCAGGAGGAACGCAAGGCCCAGGAGACCATGGACCGGGTCATGGGGGCCACCTACCGCAACGTGGACACCACGGTCCCCGCGTACCGGCAGCTGGACGGCAAGCAGGCTAGCCCGCCGGACTCCAAACCTGATGGCCCGGGCACCGCGGGTGTCCCGCCCGGAACGGGCCCCGGAGGTGGAACCGGGGGCTACTCCGGCGGCGGTGGGACCGGCACGGCCGGTTACCCCGACGGTGGCTACTCGGGAAGCGGCTCCGGAACCGGCCAGGGCAGTGGCGCCGGTTGGGACGGTGGCCAGTCGCAGCAGTCCGGTGGAAGCGGAACCGGCACGCTGCCCGGGGGTGGATCCTCGGTGTCGCCTTCGGACAGCGAATCGGCCTGGGCGTCCGGCCCGTCCGCGGGCGGGGCCGGAGCAGGCGCGGGTGGCCCCGGCGCGGGCGGTGCTGCCGGAGGCGCCGGTGCCGGTGGTGGCGCCGTCGCGGGCGGCTACGCCGGAGGCGCCCCGGGAGGTGCCGGATCGGGCTCCGGCCTCGGGCAGGGCGGTCGCTCCGGCACGGGCGCCGTCAAGAGCGGTGGCGGCCCGGCCTCGGGCGGTGGCGGCGCGGCCGGTTCCGCGGGACGCGGCGGCGGTGGCGCGCGCGGCCCCATGGGTATGGGCGGCGGCCAGCGCGGTCAGGGCGGCGAGGAGGAGGAACACGAACGTCCCAGCTGGCTGGAGGAGTGGGACGACGTGTGGTTCAACGACATGCCCAGGACCGCCCCGCCGGTCATCGAGTGA
- a CDS encoding SDR family NAD(P)-dependent oxidoreductase, which produces MSGVDGATAVVTGAGSGIGRALAESLSERGARPVLADVDGAALNGVATRLDASAVVTDVSVPEEVERLARTAGDVDVVCLNAGVVGADLGAPWEVSARDWERVFAVNVGGVVNGLRAFVPRLLASGRTAHVLITGSLAGVATFPGGGAYGPSKHAVVAVAEHAAMALSGTPVGVSVVCPALVSTGMSAEGVDAAHVAERALDTIEDGTFAVVDEQWRDTVVAGARRLASGRHPAPPAPTDPTR; this is translated from the coding sequence GTGAGCGGTGTGGACGGTGCGACCGCCGTGGTGACCGGGGCGGGGAGTGGAATCGGGCGCGCCCTGGCCGAGTCGCTGTCCGAGCGCGGAGCGCGCCCGGTGCTGGCCGATGTGGACGGTGCCGCGCTGAACGGCGTGGCCACGCGGTTGGACGCGTCCGCCGTGGTCACCGACGTCTCCGTTCCGGAGGAGGTCGAGCGGCTCGCCCGCACCGCTGGGGACGTCGACGTCGTGTGCCTCAACGCCGGTGTCGTGGGGGCGGACCTCGGTGCTCCGTGGGAGGTTTCGGCACGGGACTGGGAGCGGGTGTTCGCGGTCAACGTGGGTGGGGTGGTCAACGGGTTGCGCGCGTTCGTTCCGCGGCTGCTCGCCTCCGGGAGAACCGCCCACGTGTTGATCACCGGATCGCTGGCCGGAGTCGCGACGTTCCCCGGAGGAGGGGCCTACGGTCCTTCGAAGCACGCCGTGGTGGCCGTGGCCGAGCACGCCGCGATGGCACTGTCCGGAACTCCGGTCGGGGTGAGCGTGGTCTGCCCGGCGCTGGTGTCGACCGGCATGTCCGCGGAGGGGGTCGACGCCGCGCACGTCGCGGAGCGGGCACTGGACACGATCGAGGACGGGACCTTCGCCGTGGTCGACGAGCAGTGGCGGGACACCGTCGTGGCCGGTGCGCGGCGACTGGCCTCCGGCCGGCACCCCGCGCCTCCCGCACCGACCGACCCGACCCGGTGA
- a CDS encoding DUF397 domain-containing protein has product MDSAAASWKRSSYSGGNGNCVEVALGGEGVSVRDSKEPFGPVLTVSWRQWLMFVRNSGAVPGRSE; this is encoded by the coding sequence ATGGATTCAGCGGCTGCGAGTTGGAAGAGGAGCAGCTACAGCGGTGGCAACGGCAACTGCGTCGAGGTGGCGCTCGGTGGTGAGGGGGTGTCGGTGCGGGACTCGAAGGAGCCCTTCGGTCCTGTGTTGACCGTCTCCTGGAGGCAGTGGTTGATGTTCGTGCGGAATTCCGGGGCGGTGCCGGGCCGGAGCGAGTAG
- a CDS encoding ESX secretion-associated protein EspG: MAVAGRWQLHPLHLYFVHGYLGLDDLALPLEVAPYTHTRQEFAEVGRREYETMRSQGLIVGDEIEPGLARVLTVLAKPYLWVDSLWVPRAGEPHLWRTIAAVTEGSRIVLGVQPPGETERYGGPLTVELHEGVSLSQALLPTLPAAPPGKQGPVKVPSSSFPKAETEQEPAQHGFLERAATTRGSATSGDRQLETYRAVGGAEHLRAGQLAANARDRNGRVNRSAVVRWFDNAEPDGRYLDHTERGSTGEPVHALTPADARVLGNKIEELITTVR; this comes from the coding sequence TTGGCCGTCGCGGGCCGTTGGCAGCTGCACCCGCTGCACCTGTACTTCGTGCACGGTTATCTCGGGCTGGACGACCTGGCGCTTCCGCTGGAGGTGGCGCCCTACACCCACACCCGGCAGGAGTTCGCCGAAGTGGGCAGACGCGAGTACGAGACGATGCGCTCGCAGGGACTGATCGTCGGTGACGAGATCGAACCGGGCCTGGCTCGGGTGCTGACGGTGCTGGCCAAGCCCTACCTGTGGGTGGACTCGCTGTGGGTCCCCCGGGCCGGTGAACCACACCTCTGGCGCACGATCGCGGCGGTAACCGAGGGCAGCAGGATCGTCCTCGGCGTCCAGCCACCCGGCGAGACCGAGCGCTACGGCGGGCCCCTGACCGTCGAGCTGCACGAAGGGGTGAGCCTGTCCCAGGCGCTGCTGCCGACCCTGCCCGCGGCTCCGCCGGGCAAGCAGGGGCCGGTGAAGGTGCCGTCCAGCTCCTTCCCGAAGGCGGAGACCGAGCAGGAACCCGCCCAGCACGGCTTCCTGGAACGGGCCGCGACGACGCGGGGCAGCGCCACCAGCGGGGACCGCCAGCTGGAAACGTACCGGGCCGTCGGGGGCGCCGAGCACCTGCGGGCGGGCCAGCTCGCGGCCAACGCCCGCGACCGCAACGGGCGCGTGAACCGCTCGGCGGTGGTGCGCTGGTTCGACAACGCCGAACCCGACGGGCGCTACCTCGACCACACCGAGCGCGGCAGCACCGGCGAACCCGTGCACGCGCTCACCCCGGCCGACGCCAGGGTGCTCGGCAACAAGATCGAGGAACTGATCACCACCGTGCGGTGA
- a CDS encoding helix-turn-helix domain-containing protein, whose translation MVQWDDPAAQRWLLGAELRHYRESAGLPASSAAREIGCTNGKINHVESGRNRPQASEVAALLALYGAPETDAKRLERLAACEEGKAWWTPWSDVIAPWFQLFAGLEGRASHEFLYEPIFVPGLLQTEAYARVVTEATPRVRADHVDSFVAFRRARATLLTEEVPLRLTAVIGEAALRLDVGAPAVLREQYRHLLDLGRLGHVDIRVLRPEDGIHSGFTGAFAVLGFECAHPVGYVELQDDAVYVHDPTRMRGYSSAAENLQNVALTAHESARLIESFIHD comes from the coding sequence GTGGTGCAGTGGGATGATCCGGCGGCGCAGCGGTGGTTGCTCGGGGCGGAGCTGCGGCACTATCGGGAGTCTGCGGGGTTGCCAGCCTCTTCGGCCGCGCGGGAGATCGGCTGCACCAACGGCAAGATCAACCACGTGGAAAGTGGGCGTAACCGTCCACAAGCATCAGAGGTGGCCGCGCTGCTCGCGCTTTACGGAGCGCCGGAAACGGATGCGAAGAGGCTGGAGAGGTTGGCCGCGTGCGAGGAGGGGAAAGCCTGGTGGACGCCGTGGTCCGATGTGATCGCACCGTGGTTTCAGCTGTTCGCCGGGCTCGAAGGGCGGGCTTCGCACGAGTTTCTGTACGAGCCCATCTTCGTGCCTGGTCTGCTGCAAACCGAGGCCTACGCGCGAGTGGTGACGGAAGCTACTCCGAGGGTGCGTGCCGATCACGTGGACAGCTTCGTCGCCTTTCGCCGTGCTCGTGCGACCCTGTTGACGGAGGAAGTCCCGCTGAGGCTCACCGCTGTCATCGGTGAAGCCGCTCTGCGTCTGGATGTGGGCGCCCCAGCCGTGCTGCGGGAGCAGTACCGTCACTTGCTCGACCTGGGAAGGTTGGGTCATGTGGACATCCGTGTGCTGCGTCCCGAAGACGGCATTCACAGCGGGTTCACCGGTGCCTTCGCCGTGCTCGGGTTCGAGTGCGCGCACCCGGTCGGCTACGTCGAGCTCCAGGACGACGCCGTTTACGTCCATGATCCGACTCGGATGCGTGGGTATTCATCGGCAGCCGAGAACCTGCAAAATGTCGCTTTGACGGCGCACGAGTCCGCGCGGTTGATCGAGTCCTTCATTCACGATTGA
- a CDS encoding DUF3558 domain-containing protein, producing MSRWSRSVVAVGVGVALLGAVGCSPGDSSEGATEGTSGAKPSGEVLAGVDPCGVLSDAELKSFGLKTEGEATNTPPWAPACQYQGDPVVASIHKETRDTVNSAEQKDVWAEFDRTEVNGRTAATAVTGGATQARLCSALFDAGQGMIQIQAHEVSSSDSLDECAKALEIAEKVEPNVPEPA from the coding sequence GTGAGCAGGTGGTCGCGGTCGGTGGTGGCCGTTGGTGTCGGTGTGGCTTTGCTGGGGGCTGTCGGGTGTAGTCCCGGTGATTCCTCGGAGGGGGCTACTGAGGGTACTTCGGGTGCCAAGCCTTCGGGTGAGGTGCTGGCCGGGGTGGACCCGTGCGGCGTGTTATCGGATGCTGAATTGAAATCCTTCGGGTTGAAGACGGAGGGCGAGGCTACGAACACCCCTCCGTGGGCACCGGCATGTCAGTACCAGGGGGACCCCGTTGTTGCGAGTATCCACAAGGAAACTCGTGACACTGTGAACTCTGCGGAACAGAAGGACGTCTGGGCCGAGTTCGACCGTACTGAGGTGAATGGTCGTACTGCGGCCACGGCGGTGACCGGGGGAGCGACTCAGGCACGACTCTGCAGTGCGTTGTTCGATGCTGGCCAGGGCATGATCCAGATTCAAGCTCATGAAGTCAGCAGCTCGGACTCACTCGACGAGTGCGCCAAGGCGTTGGAGATCGCTGAGAAGGTCGAGCCGAACGTTCCGGAACCGGCGTGA
- a CDS encoding DUF397 domain-containing protein → MAAGEQHGWLKSSYSNHQGACVEVALGGAGVSVRDSKEPASAVLTVDSRKWTAFVHRLKD, encoded by the coding sequence GTGGCGGCAGGCGAGCAGCACGGATGGCTGAAGAGCAGCTACAGCAATCACCAGGGCGCTTGCGTCGAGGTGGCGCTCGGTGGTGCGGGAGTGTCGGTGCGGGACTCGAAGGAGCCAGCCAGCGCGGTGTTGACTGTGGACTCCCGAAAGTGGACCGCGTTCGTGCACCGGTTGAAGGACTGA
- a CDS encoding DUF3558 domain-containing protein, protein MVSGCSRSLVAAGVGAVLLVVAGCGPGGLAGDASGGASGETSGAKPSGEVLAGVDPCGILSDAELNSFGLSTSGELTDTMPWRPKCYYEGEPVSLSISKNTRHTVDSSEKRDAWAEFERLKVNGRSAARAITEGSTQSRACDVMFDAGQGMIQVRTQEIRLPDDVDECAKALEIAEKVEPNVPEPA, encoded by the coding sequence GTGGTGAGTGGTTGTTCGCGGTCGTTGGTGGCCGCTGGTGTCGGCGCGGTTCTGCTGGTGGTCGCCGGGTGTGGTCCCGGCGGCCTCGCCGGGGACGCCTCGGGGGGTGCTTCCGGGGAGACCTCGGGTGCCAAGCCCTCGGGTGAGGTGTTGGCCGGGGTGGATCCGTGCGGCATCTTGTCGGATGCCGAGTTGAATTCTTTCGGGCTGAGCACTTCAGGCGAGCTTACGGACACGATGCCGTGGAGGCCGAAGTGCTACTACGAGGGAGAGCCCGTCTCTCTCAGTATAAGTAAAAACACTCGCCACACCGTGGACTCTTCGGAGAAGAGGGATGCTTGGGCGGAGTTCGAGCGTCTCAAGGTCAATGGCCGTTCTGCGGCACGAGCGATAACTGAGGGATCGACGCAGTCGCGGGCTTGCGACGTGATGTTCGATGCTGGTCAGGGTATGATTCAGGTTCGGACTCAAGAGATTCGTCTTCCGGACGATGTGGACGAGTGCGCCAAGGCGTTGGAGATCGCCGAGAAGGTCGAGCCGAACGTTCCGGAACCGGCGTGA